One region of Juglans microcarpa x Juglans regia isolate MS1-56 chromosome 7S, Jm3101_v1.0, whole genome shotgun sequence genomic DNA includes:
- the LOC121241257 gene encoding peter Pan-like protein, with the protein MARLKNKKKVIVKPVAKKKQPTVDHITGSKIPMSFVFSRGKLPGPLRQLQMDLRKLMLPYTALNLKEKKRNNLKDFLNVAGPMGVTHFLIISKTATAPYLRVARTPQGPTLTFKIHEYSLAVDVVKSQLRPRCPQDLFKNAPLIVLSGFGTGDQHLKLTTIMFQNIFPAIDINTVKLSSCQRIVLLNYNKDTKLIDFRHYSIRLQPVGVSRRIRKFVQNHQVPDLRNLQDVSDFVTKAGYGSESEADDEAATVTLASDLGRVNRASTKSAIKLQEIGPRMTLQLIKIEEGLCSGGVIFSEYGSGDGKKKQDNEEDPEDQEDKDEDREDIVQDEEDHEENIVEDDDDEDVD; encoded by the exons ATGGCTCGGTTAAAAAAT AAGAAAAAGGTGATTGTGAAGCCGGTTGCAAAGAAGAAGCAACCTACTGTGGATCATATCACTGGCAGTAAGATTCCAATGAGCTTTGTGTTTTCAAGAGGGAAGTTGCCTGGTCCTCTCAGACAACTTCAAatggatttgagaaagttgatgCTTCCATATACTGCCCTCAATCTCAAG GAGAAGAAACGAAATAATCTCAAAGACTTTTTGAACGTTGCTGGTCCTATGGGCGTAACACATTTCCTCATAATCTCAAAAACTGCAACAGCACCCTATTTGCGGGTTGCAAGGACCCCACAGGGCCCCACTCTTACATTTAAAATACACGAATACTCATTGGCTGTTGATGTTGTTAAATCTCAACTGCGTCCTAGATGCCCTCAAGATCTTTTCAAAAATGCTCCTTTG ATTGTTCTTTCTGGTTTTGGTACTGGTGATCAGCACCTAAAGCTTACAACAATAATGTTTCAGAACATCTTTCCCGCCATTGATATAAACACA GTCAAGCTTTCATCTTGCCAGAGAATTGTGTTGCTTAATTACAACAAGGACACAAAGCTCATTGATTTTCGGCACTATTCCATAAGATTACAGCCTGTTGGTGTCTCCCGTAGAATTAGGAAGTTTGTGCAGAACCATCAAGTCCCCGATTTGAGGAATCTTCAAGACGTGAGTGACTTTGTCACAAA GGCTGGGTATGGATCAGAAAGTGAAGCAGATGATGAAGCAGCGACTGTGACTCTGGCTAGTGATCTTGGCAGAGTTAATCGGGCATCTACAAAAAGTGCCATCAAGCTTCAAGAGATTGGACCCAGAATGACGCTTCAACTCATCAAGATTGAGGAAGGATTGTGTTCTGGTGGAGTCATCTTCAGTGAATATG GAAGTGGTGATGGCAAGAAAAAGCAGGACAACGAGGAAGATCCTGAAGACCAGGAAGACAAGGATGAAGATCGGGAAGATATTGTCCAAGATGAGGAAGATCATGAGGAAAATAttgttgaagatgatgatgatgaagatgtagACTAG
- the LOC121241361 gene encoding 60S ribosomal protein L10a — MSKLQSDAVREAISTLFNGSKDKKRNFTETIELQIGLKNYDPQKDKRFSGSVKLPHIPRPKMKVCMLGDAQHVEEAEKIGLDYMDVEALKKLNKNKKLVKKLAKKYHAFLASEAVIKQIPRLLGPGLNKAGKFPTLVTHQESIESKVNETKAMVKFQLKKVLCMGVAVGNVAMEEKQVFQNVQMSVNFLVSLLKKNWQNVRSLSLKTTMGKPVRVY, encoded by the exons ATGAG TAAGCTTCAGAGTGATGCTGTAAGAGAGGCTATCTCCACCCTCTTCAACGGATCCAAAGATAAGAAGCGTAATTTCACCGAGACCATTGAACTCCAGATTGGGCTGAAAAATTATGATCCCCAGAAGGATAAGCGATTCAGTGGTTCTGTTAAGTTGCCACACATCCCTCGTCCCAAGATGAAAGTCTGCATGCTTGGAGATGCCCAACATGTTGAAGAG GCCGAGAAGATTGGTCTAGATTATATGGATGTTGAAGCATTGAAAAAGCTTAACAAAAACAAGAAGTTGGTTAAGAAACTTGCCAAGAAATACCATGCCTTTTTAGCATCAGAAGCTGTCATTAAGCAGATCCCTCGTCTTTTGGGCCCTGGCCTCAACAAGGCAG GCAAGTTCCCAACGCTTGTTACTCATCAAGAATCAATCGAGTCCAAAGTTAATGAGACGAAAGCTATGGTTAAGTTCCAATTGAAGAAGGTTCTTTGCATGGGAGTTGCTGTTGGGAATGTTGCAATGGAGGAGAAGCAGGTCTTCCAAAATGTTCAAATGAGtgttaattttcttgtttcattgtTGAAAAAGAACTGGCAAAAT GTGAGGAGTTTGTCGCTTAAGACTACCATGGGGAAGCCAGTACGCGTATACTGA